The proteins below are encoded in one region of Oharaeibacter diazotrophicus:
- a CDS encoding ABC transporter permease, which produces MTLASRIAPYLQATPLAAILGVFLLVPLLTIVMVSFWDYDSIRIYPDFVTFNYEETLFSWVTWKIYLNTIKFAVIVWVLTLAIGFWVAYFLAFHVRSVGMQLVLFLICTVPFLTSNIIRMISWIPFLGRNGLLNQMLMHLGVVSQPLEFLLFSEFAVVLAMVHLYTLFMVTPIFNTLMRVDRALIEAARDAGASGAQILWNVILPLAKPGIAIGSIFVVTLVMGDFVTVRFMSGGQSASVGLMMANQMSLLQYPAAAANAVVLLAVVLIIVAGILRIVDIRKEL; this is translated from the coding sequence ATGACCCTCGCCTCCCGCATCGCGCCCTATCTCCAGGCGACGCCGCTGGCGGCGATCCTCGGGGTGTTCCTGCTCGTGCCGCTGCTCACCATCGTGATGGTGAGCTTCTGGGACTACGATTCGATCCGCATCTACCCGGATTTCGTCACCTTCAACTACGAGGAGACGCTGTTCTCCTGGGTGACCTGGAAGATCTATCTCAACACCATCAAGTTCGCCGTGATCGTCTGGGTGCTGACGCTGGCGATCGGATTCTGGGTGGCCTATTTCCTCGCCTTCCACGTCCGTTCGGTCGGCATGCAGCTGGTGCTGTTCCTGATCTGCACCGTGCCCTTCCTGACCTCGAACATCATCCGCATGATCTCGTGGATCCCGTTCCTCGGCCGCAACGGGCTCCTGAACCAGATGCTGATGCATCTCGGCGTCGTCTCGCAGCCGCTCGAGTTCCTGCTGTTCTCGGAATTCGCGGTCGTGCTCGCCATGGTGCACCTCTACACGCTCTTCATGGTGACGCCGATCTTCAACACCCTGATGCGCGTCGACCGCGCGCTGATCGAGGCCGCCCGCGACGCCGGCGCCTCCGGCGCCCAGATCCTCTGGAACGTGATCCTGCCGCTCGCCAAGCCCGGCATCGCCATCGGCTCGATCTTCGTCGTCACCCTGGTGATGGGCGACTTCGTCACCGTCCGCTTCATGTCCGGCGGACAGTCGGCCTCGGTCGGCCTGATGATGGCCAACCAGATGAGCCTGCTGCAGTACCCGGCCGCGGCGGCCAACGCGGTGGTGCTGCTCGCCGTGGTCCTGATCATCGTCGCCGGCATCCTCCGGATCGTCGACATCCGCAAGGAGCTCTGA
- a CDS encoding ABC transporter substrate-binding protein, producing MTDTTRTPETKGLSRRALLKTGAAAVGVAAGSGAITGFPTIWAQNIKDVTLRQFGTGVSNINAIAEKCKEDLGFTLQMTALDSDAVSQRAVTQPDSYDIADIEYWICKKVFPAGVMQPLDVSKMKYYDKLVPLFINGKLTPESTIAQGTAPHTVGFVTGADSVEFAKEPTNWLTMIPTIYNADTLGIRPDLVGRPIKNWKDILDPAFKGKTSILNIPSIGIMDAAMIMESAGQIKYADKGNMTKEEIDKTIDFLIEMKKGGQFRAFWKTFDESVNLMASGEVVIQSMWSPAVAAVRSKGIPCVYQPLEEGYRAWGGGIGIAKHLSGLELEAAYEYINWYMSGWVGAYLNRQGYYSACLDTAKQFMEPYEWAFWMEGKPAEKDILSPEGKVMEKAGAVRDGGSFYDRMGKVACWNSVMDEDRYMVRRWNEFIAA from the coding sequence ATGACCGACACCACCAGGACGCCCGAGACCAAGGGCCTTTCGCGCCGCGCGCTGCTCAAGACCGGTGCCGCCGCCGTCGGCGTCGCCGCCGGTTCGGGCGCCATCACCGGCTTCCCGACGATCTGGGCGCAGAACATCAAGGACGTCACGCTGCGCCAGTTCGGCACCGGCGTGTCGAACATCAACGCCATCGCCGAGAAGTGCAAGGAAGACCTCGGCTTCACGCTCCAGATGACCGCGCTCGACTCCGACGCCGTCTCGCAGCGCGCCGTCACCCAGCCGGACAGCTACGACATCGCCGACATCGAATACTGGATCTGCAAGAAGGTCTTCCCGGCCGGCGTCATGCAACCGCTCGACGTGTCGAAGATGAAGTACTACGACAAGCTCGTGCCGCTGTTCATCAACGGCAAGCTGACGCCGGAGAGCACCATCGCCCAGGGCACGGCGCCGCACACCGTCGGCTTCGTCACCGGCGCGGATTCGGTCGAGTTCGCCAAGGAGCCGACCAACTGGCTCACCATGATCCCGACGATCTACAACGCCGACACCCTCGGCATCCGTCCGGATCTCGTCGGTCGTCCGATCAAGAACTGGAAGGACATCCTCGATCCCGCCTTCAAGGGCAAGACCTCGATCCTGAACATCCCGTCCATCGGCATCATGGACGCGGCGATGATCATGGAGTCCGCCGGCCAGATCAAGTACGCCGACAAGGGCAACATGACCAAGGAAGAGATCGACAAGACGATCGACTTCCTGATCGAAATGAAGAAGGGCGGCCAGTTCCGCGCCTTCTGGAAGACCTTCGACGAGTCGGTCAACCTGATGGCCTCGGGCGAGGTGGTGATCCAGTCGATGTGGTCGCCGGCCGTCGCCGCCGTCCGCTCCAAGGGCATCCCCTGCGTCTACCAGCCGCTCGAAGAGGGCTACCGCGCCTGGGGCGGCGGCATCGGCATCGCCAAGCACCTCTCCGGCCTCGAGCTCGAAGCCGCCTACGAGTACATCAACTGGTACATGTCGGGCTGGGTCGGCGCCTACCTCAACCGCCAGGGCTACTACTCGGCCTGTCTCGACACCGCCAAGCAGTTCATGGAGCCCTACGAGTGGGCCTTCTGGATGGAAGGCAAGCCGGCCGAGAAGGACATCCTCTCGCCCGAGGGCAAGGTCATGGAGAAGGCCGGTGCGGTGCGCGACGGCGGCTCCTTCTACGACCGCATGGGCAAGGTCGCCTGCTGGAACTCGGTGATGGACGAGGACCGCTACATGGTCCGCCGCTGGAACGAGTTCATCGCGGCCTGA
- a CDS encoding ABC transporter ATP-binding protein — MSKAADIELALVTKRYGTTTAVDGVSLKIKAGTYCCLLGPSGCGKTSTLRMIAGHETVSDGDILLGNTVVNDLPPARRGTAMMFQSYALFPHLDLVDNVAFSLKMKGVDKAERREKALAMLKLMEMDVYAARRPAQLSGGQQQRVALARALITDPQALLLDEPLSALDPFLKVRMRAELKKLQAGLGISFIHVTHSQEEAMALADLVVVMNGGRIEQAAHPREVFNRPATAFVARFMGEHDVIEGRATGRAGDDTRFEVPGGAVFAAPTAADNGAPVAIAIRADKIRLAEGEAGYGFTGLVSAVEYRGATVQVSVSAPGLEDFSVSLDEADFFRTPLAVGDAVPLSWSREHVHVLA, encoded by the coding sequence ATGTCCAAGGCCGCCGACATCGAACTCGCCCTGGTGACCAAGCGCTACGGCACCACCACCGCCGTCGACGGGGTCAGCCTGAAGATCAAGGCCGGCACCTACTGCTGCCTGCTCGGCCCGTCCGGCTGCGGCAAGACCTCGACGCTCAGGATGATCGCCGGCCACGAGACCGTCTCGGACGGCGACATCCTGCTCGGCAACACCGTCGTCAACGACCTGCCGCCCGCCCGCCGCGGCACCGCGATGATGTTCCAGAGCTACGCCCTGTTCCCCCATCTCGATCTCGTCGACAACGTCGCCTTCTCCCTGAAGATGAAGGGCGTCGACAAGGCCGAGCGCCGCGAAAAGGCGCTCGCCATGCTGAAGCTGATGGAGATGGACGTCTACGCCGCGCGCCGGCCGGCCCAGCTCTCCGGTGGTCAGCAGCAACGCGTCGCGCTCGCCCGCGCCCTGATCACCGACCCCCAGGCGCTGCTGCTCGACGAGCCGCTGTCGGCGCTCGATCCCTTCCTCAAGGTGCGCATGCGCGCCGAGCTGAAGAAGCTCCAGGCCGGTCTCGGCATCAGCTTCATCCACGTCACCCACAGCCAGGAGGAGGCGATGGCGCTCGCCGACCTCGTGGTGGTGATGAACGGCGGCCGGATCGAGCAGGCCGCCCATCCGCGCGAGGTCTTCAACCGGCCCGCCACCGCCTTCGTCGCCCGCTTCATGGGCGAGCACGACGTGATCGAGGGCCGCGCCACCGGCCGCGCCGGCGACGACACCCGCTTCGAGGTGCCGGGCGGCGCCGTCTTCGCCGCCCCGACCGCCGCCGACAACGGCGCCCCGGTCGCGATCGCCATCCGCGCCGACAAGATCCGCCTCGCGGAAGGGGAGGCCGGCTACGGCTTCACCGGCCTCGTCTCGGCGGTCGAGTACCGCGGCGCCACCGTCCAGGTCTCGGTCTCCGCGCCGGGGCTCGAGGACTTCTCCGTCTCGCTCGACGAGGCGGACTTCTTCCGCACCCCGCTCGCCGTCGGCGACGCGGTGCCGTTGTCGTGGTCGCGCGAGCACGTCCACGTGCTGGCCTGA